From Paraburkholderia sabiae, a single genomic window includes:
- a CDS encoding HAD family hydrolase, whose translation MSDPTPLPQREDEEASIGLCQGILFDLDGTLADTAPDLAAAVNRMRHDRGLEMVPLEQLRPLASAGARGLLGGAFGIGPEHHDYASMRDEFLANYEADLCIETILFPGIGEILDDLDSRGVRWGIVTNKVARLTEPLVAQLGLDTRAGCVVSGDTTPHSKPHPAPLLHAAKELDLSPERIVYIGDDLRDVQAGFAAGMVTVAAAYGYCGNDIPPTQWHAKHVVNSTAELLGLLRDIS comes from the coding sequence ATGAGCGATCCCACGCCCCTGCCTCAGCGAGAAGACGAAGAAGCATCGATCGGTCTTTGCCAGGGCATTCTGTTCGACCTCGACGGCACGCTGGCCGACACAGCGCCCGACCTTGCCGCAGCCGTGAACAGGATGCGCCATGATCGCGGCCTCGAGATGGTGCCGCTGGAACAGTTGCGGCCGCTCGCGTCGGCGGGCGCACGCGGGCTGCTTGGCGGCGCCTTTGGCATCGGCCCGGAGCATCACGACTACGCGTCGATGCGCGACGAGTTCCTCGCCAACTACGAAGCCGATCTTTGCATCGAAACCATTCTGTTTCCTGGTATCGGCGAGATTCTCGACGACCTCGACTCACGCGGCGTGCGCTGGGGCATCGTGACGAACAAGGTCGCCCGGCTGACGGAACCGCTGGTCGCCCAACTCGGGCTGGATACGCGTGCGGGCTGCGTCGTCAGCGGCGACACGACACCGCATTCGAAGCCACACCCCGCGCCGCTCCTGCACGCGGCGAAGGAACTGGATCTGTCGCCGGAGCGGATCGTGTACATCGGCGACGATCTGCGCGACGTGCAGGCAGGCTTTGCGGCCGGCATGGTGACCGTCGCCGCCGCCTACGGTTATTGCGGCAACGACATTCCGCCGACGCAATGGCACGCGAAGCACGTCGTCAATTCGACGGCCGAATTGCTGGGTCTGTTGCGCGACATCAGTTGA
- a CDS encoding PAAR domain-containing protein, with protein MNQIADPIMARLGDLTDHGGKIVEAAQDLLEDDIGVALDGHLVACPRCGGKYQIIASGRRRHNGKRIAYIGDITMCGATLVRDTQEPGAAPTAP; from the coding sequence ATGAACCAGATAGCCGATCCCATCATGGCCCGCCTCGGCGACCTCACCGACCACGGCGGCAAGATTGTCGAGGCTGCGCAGGATCTGCTCGAAGACGACATCGGCGTGGCGCTCGACGGCCATCTGGTTGCATGTCCGCGCTGCGGCGGCAAATACCAGATCATCGCCAGCGGAAGACGCCGGCACAACGGCAAGCGCATCGCCTACATCGGCGACATCACGATGTGCGGCGCAACGCTCGTACGAGACACCCAGGAGCCGGGCGCTGCGCCGACTGCACCTTAG
- the ompA gene encoding outer membrane protein OmpA, with protein sequence MNKLSKLAFIAATAVMAASASAQSVPASRQATNDNWVNGTGEYVWMNGTNELCWRDAFWTPATANAKCDGALVAQAPTPPAPAPVAPAITSQKITYQADTLFDFDKAILKPAGKEKLDDLASKIQGLNLEVVVATGYTDRIGSDKYNDRLSLRRAQAVKAYLVSKGIEANRIYTEGKGKRNPVTTGCNQKNRKQLIACLAPDRRVEVEVVGTSKQ encoded by the coding sequence ATGAATAAACTTTCAAAGCTCGCGTTCATTGCAGCTACCGCAGTTATGGCTGCATCCGCTTCGGCACAGTCGGTGCCGGCGTCGCGACAAGCCACGAACGACAACTGGGTGAACGGCACCGGCGAATACGTGTGGATGAACGGCACGAACGAGCTTTGCTGGCGCGATGCGTTCTGGACGCCGGCAACGGCTAACGCAAAGTGCGATGGCGCACTGGTCGCACAAGCACCGACCCCGCCGGCACCGGCACCGGTTGCTCCGGCAATCACCAGCCAGAAGATCACGTACCAAGCTGATACGCTGTTCGACTTCGACAAGGCTATCCTGAAGCCGGCTGGCAAGGAAAAGCTGGACGATCTGGCATCGAAGATTCAAGGCCTGAACCTGGAAGTCGTCGTGGCCACGGGCTACACCGACCGCATCGGTTCGGACAAGTACAACGACCGTCTGTCGCTGCGTCGTGCACAAGCTGTCAAGGCATACCTGGTCAGCAAGGGCATCGAAGCCAACCGAATCTACACGGAAGGCAAGGGCAAGCGCAACCCGGTTACGACGGGCTGCAACCAGAAGAACCGCAAGCAACTCATCGCCTGCCTCGCACCGGATCGTCGCGTGGAAGTCGAAGTTGTCGGTACTTCGAAGCAGTAA
- the ubiG gene encoding bifunctional 2-polyprenyl-6-hydroxyphenol methylase/3-demethylubiquinol 3-O-methyltransferase UbiG produces the protein MTNADPHELQKFSDLAHRWWDPNAEFKPLHELNPVRLNWIDSHAYLAGKRVLDIGCGGGILSESMATLGADVKGIDLSNEALGVADLHSLESGVTVNYEEIAAEALAAREPASFDVVTCMEMLEHVPDPSKVVEACKTLVKPGGWVFFSTLNRNVKSYLLAVIGAEYVARMLPKGTHDYARFIRPSELAGFARAAGLHTADIKGITYNPLTRHFGLSSDTDVNYMLACRREA, from the coding sequence ATGACCAACGCCGATCCCCACGAACTGCAGAAATTCAGCGATCTCGCGCATCGTTGGTGGGATCCGAACGCCGAGTTCAAACCTTTGCACGAGCTTAATCCCGTGCGGCTCAACTGGATCGACTCGCACGCGTATCTCGCAGGCAAGCGCGTGCTCGACATTGGCTGCGGCGGCGGGATTCTGTCGGAATCGATGGCGACGCTGGGCGCAGATGTGAAGGGAATCGACCTGTCCAACGAAGCTTTGGGCGTCGCGGATCTTCACAGCCTTGAAAGCGGTGTAACGGTAAATTACGAAGAAATCGCGGCGGAAGCGCTGGCGGCCCGCGAACCCGCGTCTTTCGACGTCGTCACGTGCATGGAAATGCTCGAACACGTGCCGGATCCGTCGAAGGTCGTCGAGGCGTGCAAGACGCTCGTCAAGCCCGGTGGCTGGGTGTTCTTTTCGACGCTCAACCGCAACGTGAAGTCGTATCTGCTGGCCGTCATCGGCGCCGAGTACGTCGCGCGCATGCTGCCGAAGGGGACGCACGACTACGCCCGCTTCATCCGCCCGTCGGAGCTCGCCGGTTTCGCACGCGCCGCTGGTTTGCACACCGCGGACATCAAGGGCATCACGTACAACCCGCTGACACGCCACTTCGGCCTGTCGAGCGATACCGATGTGAACTACATGCTCGCGTGCCGTCGCGAAGCCTGA